In Streptomyces sp. NBC_00569, a single genomic region encodes these proteins:
- a CDS encoding class I SAM-dependent methyltransferase encodes MEQRDMRGHYAGLAAEYDEHWVYDSDYVPWMASQIAEALQLSPNDRIADIGSGTGLFAREVVRQIRPHHPLLCVDPSEAMLSRLGTPPSPGLTPVVASAEDIAEKRVDLPYGQFDAMWLKESVHHVTDPGHTLQGLADSLAPGGRILVVMLPASIQYPLFEAALARFEELQPDPAAIEGHLRAAGLEASLTHVEHELRIDRDKYLGMVRARYMSLLSTFSDSEIEKGIEEIRVAHPEPVLVFPDRFAFVLGRRREEGV; translated from the coding sequence GTGGAGCAGCGCGACATGCGAGGGCACTACGCGGGGCTGGCAGCCGAGTATGACGAGCACTGGGTCTACGACTCCGACTATGTGCCCTGGATGGCCAGCCAGATCGCGGAGGCATTGCAGCTGAGCCCCAACGACCGCATCGCCGACATCGGGTCAGGCACCGGACTGTTCGCCCGGGAAGTTGTCAGGCAGATCCGGCCACATCACCCCCTTCTGTGCGTCGACCCGTCAGAAGCGATGCTCAGCCGACTCGGCACACCGCCGTCTCCAGGTTTGACCCCGGTCGTCGCTTCGGCTGAAGACATCGCGGAGAAGCGCGTCGACTTGCCGTACGGACAGTTTGATGCGATGTGGCTGAAAGAGTCTGTGCACCATGTGACGGACCCTGGGCATACGCTCCAGGGCCTCGCCGACTCGCTGGCACCCGGAGGTCGGATACTGGTCGTGATGCTTCCGGCATCCATTCAGTACCCGCTGTTCGAAGCGGCCCTCGCACGCTTTGAGGAACTGCAGCCGGATCCGGCCGCCATCGAGGGACATCTGCGTGCTGCCGGGCTGGAAGCCTCGCTGACCCACGTCGAGCACGAGCTGCGCATCGATCGGGACAAATACCTCGGTATGGTCCGTGCCCGCTACATGTCCCTGCTCTCCACGTTCAGCGACAGTGAGATCGAGAAGGGCATCGAGGAGATACGAGTCGCTCATCCTGAGCCTGTCCTGGTGTTTCCCGACCGGTTCGCGTTCGTCCTCGGGCGGCGGCGAGAGGAGGGAGTGTGA
- a CDS encoding DUF2399 domain-containing protein → MAPRTTSTWPRSQAEGIPQLALDGQPVSADWDPDLAPAMNALGVALHDEATVDFLVADLSHQA, encoded by the coding sequence GTGGCGCCGCGGACTACGAGCACCTGGCCGCGCAGTCAAGCTGAGGGCATCCCCCAACTGGCGCTCGATGGCCAGCCGGTCAGCGCAGACTGGGACCCGGATCTCGCCCCTGCTATGAATGCCCTCGGCGTCGCGCTCCACGACGAAGCCACCGTCGACTTCCTGGTGGCCGACCTGTCACACCAGGCGTAG
- a CDS encoding ATP-binding protein: MAHARAHTVDALREWQIADDTVEVLRLIVSELVTNAVVHTASRTIEITVSVTDTEASVTVTDQGLCGTPVARKARSEEEHGRGLALVEALTTRWESTPLSDGTRVEAAVALPEQTAGAL, translated from the coding sequence GTGGCCCACGCCCGCGCGCACACGGTCGATGCTCTGCGCGAGTGGCAGATCGCCGACGACACCGTCGAGGTGCTCCGGCTCATCGTCAGTGAGCTCGTCACCAACGCCGTGGTCCATACAGCGAGTCGGACCATCGAGATCACTGTGTCCGTCACCGACACTGAGGCCAGCGTGACCGTCACTGACCAGGGACTGTGCGGAACGCCCGTCGCACGAAAGGCGCGTTCCGAGGAAGAACACGGACGAGGCCTGGCCCTCGTCGAGGCCCTGACCACCCGATGGGAGTCCACACCGCTCTCCGACGGGACCCGAGTTGAGGCCGCGGTCGCTCTGCCTGAGCAAACGGCAGGCGCGCTGTGA